A part of Sulfurimonas sp. HSL-1716 genomic DNA contains:
- the hemW gene encoding radical SAM family heme chaperone HemW translates to MLLYIHIPFCDSKCFYCSFNSYVDKFHLKKSYMDALYLQLFYELKRFDVKEKEIETVFIGGGTPSTVSAALYKKIFELINPYIADDAEITTEANPNSATRTWIEEMKELGINRISFGVQSFDDKKLKFLNRAHNRDDALRAVKDAADAGIQNISIDLIYATVLDTKELLQEDFRQAFELPINHLSAYALTIEEGTPFEKKPDAALEKLSLTNFVFETIKEKGFTQYEISNFGRYQSRHNLGYWQYKDYIGAGSGAVGCKNGVRYYPSSDLEAYIRDPLHAREEKLTAQEQKEEKLFLGLRSIVGVDEKILSEKELKRAQLLADEKKLVKNGNTFYNLDYLLSDEISLFIIN, encoded by the coding sequence ATGCTGCTTTATATACATATCCCTTTTTGCGATTCCAAATGCTTCTACTGTTCGTTCAACTCCTATGTCGATAAGTTTCATCTCAAAAAAAGCTATATGGACGCCCTGTACCTGCAGCTCTTTTATGAGTTAAAAAGATTCGACGTCAAAGAAAAGGAGATCGAGACCGTCTTTATAGGCGGAGGCACTCCTTCGACCGTATCCGCCGCACTTTATAAAAAGATATTCGAGCTTATAAACCCCTACATAGCGGATGATGCGGAGATAACAACAGAAGCAAATCCAAACAGCGCGACGCGTACTTGGATAGAGGAGATGAAAGAGCTCGGCATCAACCGCATAAGTTTCGGCGTTCAGAGCTTCGATGATAAAAAACTAAAGTTCTTAAACCGCGCGCACAACAGAGACGATGCCCTGCGCGCTGTAAAAGATGCCGCAGATGCAGGGATACAAAATATCTCTATCGATCTCATCTACGCCACGGTGTTAGATACCAAAGAGCTTCTGCAAGAAGACTTCAGACAGGCGTTTGAACTGCCCATCAACCATCTGAGCGCCTACGCACTGACCATAGAGGAAGGTACGCCTTTTGAGAAAAAACCCGATGCCGCGCTTGAGAAGCTCTCGCTTACAAACTTCGTCTTTGAAACCATCAAAGAAAAAGGGTTCACCCAGTATGAGATATCCAACTTCGGCAGATACCAAAGCAGACACAATCTGGGATACTGGCAATACAAAGACTACATAGGTGCGGGAAGCGGAGCCGTGGGATGCAAAAACGGAGTAAGGTACTATCCTTCAAGCGATCTGGAAGCTTACATACGCGATCCTCTGCATGCAAGAGAGGAGAAGCTCACTGCACAGGAGCAGAAAGAGGAAAAACTGTTTTTGGGTCTGCGAAGCATTGTCGGTGTCGATGAAAAGATACTCTCCGAAAAGGAGTTAAAAAGAGCACAACTGCTTGCAGATGAGAAAAAACTTGTAAAAAACGGTAATACGTTTTACAATCTTGATTATCTCTTGAGCGATGAGATATCACTATTTATCATAAACTGA
- a CDS encoding DUF1924 domain-containing protein, translating into MKKILTILGLFAVMGLAAPIDGYMQTLAAEAKKADAGFSGFDAKRGEKIFTSEHIGKKGKSISCASCHTGDLKKAGENTFTAKAIEPLSPKANAKRLSDVKNVEKWLRRNFNDVYNREGSALEKGDVLTYIQNY; encoded by the coding sequence ATGAAAAAGATTTTGACGATTTTAGGTCTGTTTGCAGTGATGGGTCTTGCCGCACCGATCGACGGATATATGCAGACGCTGGCAGCAGAAGCGAAAAAAGCCGATGCCGGCTTTAGCGGATTTGACGCCAAAAGAGGAGAAAAGATATTTACCTCCGAGCATATCGGTAAAAAAGGCAAAAGCATCTCTTGTGCGAGCTGCCACACTGGCGACTTGAAAAAGGCGGGAGAAAACACGTTCACGGCAAAAGCCATAGAGCCTCTTTCGCCAAAAGCGAACGCGAAAAGACTTAGCGACGTAAAAAACGTGGAAAAATGGCTGAGACGCAACTTTAACGACGTCTATAACAGAGAAGGCAGTGCGCTTGAAAAGGGCGACGTGCTTACATACATCCAAAACTATTAA
- a CDS encoding diheme cytochrome c, giving the protein MKKYLIMALSAATLIGGAVLFADDDERYEKRVYEHSKTNMQTNTPKRALNEFEKTYQKECGSCHMAYQPEFLPKRSWNKMMEGLDNHFEVDATLDPKDRKTILAYLTSNAGDSKYRSKHFSKMSNSVAKDEAPLRISETPYFIKEHRKIPKRLIEQKEVKSIANCTACHTTADKGIYSERAIKIPNYGRWDD; this is encoded by the coding sequence ATGAAAAAATATCTGATAATGGCGCTAAGCGCCGCAACGCTCATTGGAGGAGCCGTACTTTTTGCGGATGATGATGAAAGATACGAGAAAAGAGTCTATGAGCATAGTAAAACAAACATGCAGACGAACACGCCAAAGAGAGCTTTAAACGAATTTGAAAAAACATATCAAAAGGAGTGCGGTTCATGTCATATGGCGTATCAGCCGGAGTTCTTGCCAAAACGTTCATGGAACAAGATGATGGAGGGCCTTGACAACCACTTCGAAGTGGACGCGACGCTTGATCCAAAAGACCGTAAAACGATACTCGCATATCTGACAAGCAATGCGGGAGATTCAAAATACAGATCAAAACATTTTTCAAAGATGTCAAACAGCGTGGCAAAAGATGAAGCTCCGCTAAGGATCAGCGAGACTCCGTACTTTATCAAAGAGCACAGAAAGATCCCAAAACGCCTCATAGAACAAAAAGAGGTCAAAAGTATCGCCAACTGTACGGCATGCCATACGACAGCAGATAAGGGCATCTATTCCGAGAGAGCCATAAAGATCCCTAATTACGGAAGATGGGACGACTAA
- a CDS encoding cytochrome b/b6 domain-containing protein, with translation MKAYVWSLPTRVFHMMFAAFIAAAILSGDEDSLLNIHASLGYAIGVLVVYRIVWGFAGPRYSRFSDFPLSLKELKEFMLNIFDHKKYAGHNPAASFVMVTMLIVVFLTVATGILAYGIQEGRGILGFLNSPYFKEMKLFKEIHEFFSTFLMILIAAHLGGVAFDRLIDKKTDTLGSIVNGHKNIDAPSVTLNLFQKLFSFFALTLAAGVLFYSLFFNSVLTKSTHKEISYEKEHSAFVAECASCHTLYPPHLLSRASWEKVMNSLDDHFGDDASLDEQTRVSIRDYLMKNSAESSTKESAFYILNSLKKSEDIIAVTQTPYWKHRHKSIDKNIFSSKEIKSKANCKACHSDIERGLIEDSNIKIPKIGV, from the coding sequence ATGAAAGCATATGTCTGGAGTCTTCCGACCCGCGTATTTCATATGATGTTCGCCGCTTTTATTGCAGCGGCCATTCTTAGCGGGGATGAAGACAGTCTTTTAAACATCCATGCGAGTCTGGGTTACGCCATAGGCGTGCTTGTCGTATACAGAATCGTATGGGGATTTGCGGGACCTCGGTATTCAAGATTTTCGGATTTTCCTCTAAGTCTTAAAGAGTTAAAAGAGTTCATGCTGAACATATTCGATCATAAAAAATATGCGGGACATAATCCTGCGGCTTCTTTTGTGATGGTGACTATGCTTATCGTCGTCTTTTTGACGGTCGCGACGGGAATACTGGCATACGGCATTCAAGAGGGAAGAGGGATACTCGGTTTTTTAAACTCTCCCTATTTCAAAGAGATGAAACTCTTTAAAGAGATACATGAGTTCTTCTCCACTTTTTTGATGATACTTATCGCTGCGCATCTGGGCGGAGTGGCGTTTGACAGGCTGATAGATAAAAAAACGGATACTCTGGGTTCGATCGTAAACGGACATAAAAACATTGATGCGCCTAGCGTGACGCTGAACCTGTTTCAAAAACTGTTTTCGTTCTTTGCGCTTACTCTGGCAGCGGGTGTGCTTTTTTATTCGCTTTTTTTTAACTCTGTTTTGACAAAGAGCACTCACAAAGAGATCTCTTATGAAAAAGAGCATTCTGCATTCGTAGCTGAATGCGCCTCCTGCCATACTCTGTATCCGCCGCATCTGCTGTCCCGCGCATCATGGGAAAAAGTGATGAACAGTTTAGATGATCACTTTGGCGACGATGCTTCTTTGGATGAGCAGACAAGGGTTTCTATAAGAGATTATCTGATGAAAAATTCCGCGGAAAGCTCGACAAAAGAAAGTGCGTTTTATATTTTGAACTCATTAAAAAAGAGTGAAGATATCATAGCCGTAACGCAGACTCCGTATTGGAAACACAGGCATAAATCGATAGATAAAAATATATTCAGCTCAAAAGAGATAAAATCTAAAGCGAACTGTAAAGCCTGTCACTCTGATATAGAAAGAGGGCTTATCGAAGACAGTAATATAAAAATACCTAAGATCGGGGTATGA
- a CDS encoding periplasmic heavy metal sensor, translating into MKAFLIFLLLFSFAFGEEKHKHGDHEFHMPRDMGYLHLDEGQRDKISKILSKNERDLEELHRRKELAEMKTKRLFLEKDFDIKAYKRLMVELKTESVHIQAEMFRQMHDILTPKQRELFLYYMKEWEVE; encoded by the coding sequence ATGAAAGCGTTTTTAATCTTTTTGCTGCTCTTTTCCTTTGCTTTTGGCGAGGAGAAACATAAACATGGGGATCATGAATTCCATATGCCGCGGGATATGGGATACCTGCATCTGGATGAAGGGCAGAGAGACAAAATCTCAAAAATCCTTTCTAAAAACGAAAGAGACCTTGAAGAGCTTCATAGAAGAAAAGAGCTTGCCGAGATGAAAACAAAGCGTCTTTTTTTAGAAAAAGATTTCGATATAAAAGCTTATAAGAGACTGATGGTAGAATTAAAAACAGAGTCCGTACATATTCAGGCGGAAATGTTTCGGCAGATGCATGATATATTGACACCCAAACAAAGAGAGCTTTTTTTATACTATATGAAGGAGTGGGAAGTTGAATAA
- a CDS encoding response regulator transcription factor yields MNKRILLIEDEIEMQELISNYLLNYGYDVVSYTKPKDAIEDFKKNADRYDIVILDLMLPDMDGFDVCKNLKSYADIPVIISSARGDIGNKIHGFEIGADDYLAKPYEPRELVLRIEAVLKRAQKSDRLKISDFTVDESSREVMLEDYPIEFTKVEFEIFVYLLKNRNKVVSREQLINSTSLHHDTKNRTIDMHISNIRQKIGDDSKDAKYIKSVWGIGYKFTG; encoded by the coding sequence TTGAATAAACGGATACTTCTTATAGAAGATGAGATCGAGATGCAAGAACTCATCTCAAACTATCTCCTCAACTACGGATACGATGTCGTATCCTATACAAAGCCCAAAGACGCGATCGAAGATTTTAAAAAGAACGCGGATAGATACGACATCGTCATCTTAGATCTTATGCTTCCCGATATGGACGGCTTTGATGTCTGCAAGAATTTAAAAAGCTATGCCGATATTCCCGTTATCATCTCCTCCGCCAGAGGTGATATCGGCAACAAGATACACGGTTTTGAGATAGGTGCGGACGACTATCTTGCCAAGCCGTATGAACCCAGAGAACTTGTCCTTCGCATAGAAGCGGTGCTAAAACGTGCCCAAAAAAGCGATAGATTGAAAATATCCGATTTTACGGTCGATGAATCCAGCCGGGAAGTGATGCTTGAAGACTACCCCATAGAGTTTACCAAGGTGGAGTTCGAGATATTCGTATATCTTTTAAAAAACCGCAATAAAGTGGTTTCAAGAGAGCAGCTTATCAACTCCACTTCATTGCATCATGACACAAAAAACAGGACGATCGACATGCACATAAGCAACATCCGCCAAAAGATAGGCGATGATTCAAAAGATGCCAAATATATAAAATCCGTGTGGGGGATAGGGTATAAATTTACAGGATAG
- a CDS encoding ArsS family sensor histidine kinase — MSIQKKITILFLSSLVTMSLIALWVERTNLQKARTIEQNSYLTSAKELFTPLVNKQESELNKRIEELGLQIITDGKIIKNAEIVFMQPHTFGVLKIIKYSQRYYLYIKYLDQELLLYDTAQDESRNERYITNSLVVLDVVLMVVIYLVILKILSPLKYISQKMRQFSKGNLFARSAVKTKDEIGDVSRSFNEMASRLEEMINAREELLRDVGHELRTPIAKGKFALEGVAESKEKEIIKRAFNDLDTLTSEILQMQLLNKEDLLEYGRFKAQTLIAEALSKLYIEDEDDIKVEIEDFEIEGDLHYLSTALKNLIDNALKYSTSKPVIIKAQKRKISICSSGEELDRELEHYLQAFTQQERLQKGFGIGLNIVSKIVQKHGFKLDYAYLEGKNIFTIVFVA, encoded by the coding sequence ATGTCTATACAAAAAAAGATAACCATTCTCTTTCTCAGCAGTCTTGTGACCATGAGCCTTATTGCGCTGTGGGTAGAGAGAACAAATTTGCAAAAAGCCCGTACTATCGAGCAAAACAGCTATCTTACAAGTGCAAAAGAGCTTTTTACCCCTCTTGTCAATAAGCAAGAAAGCGAGCTGAACAAAAGGATAGAAGAGCTGGGGCTTCAGATCATCACAGACGGCAAGATCATTAAAAACGCAGAGATCGTATTTATGCAGCCCCACACCTTCGGCGTCCTTAAAATAATCAAATATTCTCAGAGATATTACCTTTATATCAAGTATTTGGATCAAGAGCTGCTTTTGTACGACACTGCTCAAGACGAGAGCAGGAACGAGCGTTATATAACCAATTCGCTTGTTGTTTTGGACGTGGTATTAATGGTCGTTATCTATCTTGTGATACTAAAGATACTTTCTCCTCTCAAATATATCAGCCAGAAGATGAGACAGTTTTCAAAAGGCAATCTTTTTGCGCGTTCAGCCGTAAAGACAAAGGATGAGATAGGCGATGTCTCACGGAGCTTTAATGAGATGGCCTCGCGTCTGGAGGAGATGATAAACGCAAGAGAGGAGCTTTTAAGAGATGTCGGTCATGAGCTCAGAACACCTATAGCAAAAGGAAAATTTGCATTGGAAGGAGTGGCGGAATCCAAAGAAAAAGAGATCATAAAAAGAGCTTTTAACGATCTGGATACTTTGACAAGCGAGATCCTTCAAATGCAGCTTTTAAACAAGGAAGATCTGCTTGAATACGGCAGATTCAAAGCGCAAACGCTCATTGCCGAAGCTCTTTCGAAGCTGTACATAGAAGATGAGGACGATATAAAAGTAGAGATAGAGGACTTTGAGATAGAGGGCGATCTGCATTATCTCTCAACGGCACTGAAAAATCTCATAGACAACGCTTTGAAATATTCGACCTCAAAACCCGTCATTATAAAAGCACAAAAGAGAAAAATATCGATATGCAGCAGCGGCGAAGAGCTGGACAGGGAACTCGAACATTATCTTCAGGCGTTCACTCAGCAGGAGCGATTACAAAAAGGGTTCGGAATAGGTCTTAATATCGTGAGCAAGATTGTCCAAAAGCACGGCTTTAAGCTCGATTATGCATATTTGGAAGGAAAAAACATATTTACGATCGTTTTTGTTGCCTAG
- a CDS encoding RNA pyrophosphohydrolase, which produces MTNTKPYRPNVSAIIVSSKYPQEKEIFIAERSDLADVWQFPQGGIDMGESPKEALYRELKEEIGTDDVKIIAEYPEWIAYDFPKHIIKRMKPYHGQTQRYYLVRLKKKATINLDTKHPEFVKYKYVSLDEVMNITADFKKPVYKKVIEYFKSEGYL; this is translated from the coding sequence ATGACAAACACAAAACCGTACCGTCCAAACGTTTCAGCTATAATAGTATCAAGCAAATATCCCCAAGAGAAAGAGATATTTATAGCAGAACGTTCGGATCTTGCGGATGTTTGGCAGTTTCCTCAAGGCGGGATCGATATGGGTGAATCTCCAAAAGAGGCCCTGTACCGTGAGCTGAAAGAGGAGATAGGTACCGATGATGTCAAGATAATTGCCGAGTATCCTGAATGGATCGCATACGATTTTCCAAAACATATCATAAAACGTATGAAACCGTATCACGGTCAGACACAAAGATATTACTTGGTGAGGCTGAAAAAGAAAGCAACTATTAATCTAGATACAAAACATCCGGAGTTCGTAAAATACAAATATGTTTCGCTCGATGAGGTGATGAACATCACGGCGGATTTTAAAAAACCTGTTTATAAAAAGGTGATTGAATATTTTAAATCAGAGGGTTATCTATAA
- a CDS encoding aspartate kinase: MLIVQKFGGTSVGDLERIQNVANRVSKTVKEGHKVVVVVSAMSGETNKLLGYAEHFSKNPSRNEVDMLLSSGERVTAALLSIALNEMGLPAVSMTGRAAGIVTDAVHTKARIEKIDPSRMHNELDAGKIVVVAGFQGVDENGNVTTLGRGGSDLSAVAIAGALEADLCEIYTDVSGIYTTDPRIEPKAKKLDRISYDEMLELASLGAKVLQNRSVELAKKLNVNLVTRTSFTDEEGTLITKEENIMEKPLVSGIALDKNQSRISLMGVKDRPGIASDIFNKLAKNNVNIDMIIQTVGHDGMTNLDFTVPKNEVMDAKSVVDTFLDAHEIQEVSYDDNICKVSIVGVGMKSHTGVAAKAFSSMADENINILMISTSEIKVSMVICEKYAELAVRSLHNAYSLDK; this comes from the coding sequence ATGTTAATTGTACAAAAGTTTGGCGGTACTAGCGTCGGAGACTTGGAGAGGATCCAAAATGTCGCAAACCGTGTAAGCAAAACAGTCAAAGAGGGTCATAAAGTCGTGGTCGTTGTTTCGGCCATGAGCGGTGAGACGAACAAGCTTTTAGGCTATGCCGAGCATTTTAGCAAGAACCCTTCAAGAAACGAAGTCGATATGCTGCTCAGCTCGGGCGAAAGAGTCACTGCAGCACTTCTCTCTATCGCGTTAAACGAGATGGGGCTGCCTGCCGTGTCTATGACGGGACGTGCTGCGGGGATCGTAACGGATGCCGTACACACAAAAGCAAGAATCGAGAAGATCGATCCTTCAAGGATGCACAATGAACTCGATGCGGGCAAGATCGTAGTCGTAGCAGGTTTTCAGGGCGTGGACGAAAACGGAAACGTGACGACTCTTGGACGAGGCGGGAGCGATCTTTCGGCTGTAGCCATCGCAGGCGCGCTCGAAGCCGATCTGTGTGAGATATATACCGACGTCAGCGGTATCTATACCACCGATCCGCGTATCGAGCCAAAAGCCAAAAAACTTGACCGTATCTCTTATGACGAGATGCTTGAACTTGCCAGTCTGGGCGCCAAGGTTTTACAAAACCGTTCGGTGGAGCTGGCTAAAAAGCTGAATGTAAACCTTGTGACACGCACAAGCTTTACGGATGAAGAGGGAACATTAATCACTAAGGAAGAAAATATTATGGAAAAACCACTAGTCAGCGGTATCGCACTGGATAAAAATCAGTCTCGCATCTCTTTGATGGGCGTAAAAGACCGCCCGGGCATCGCTTCGGATATATTCAACAAATTGGCTAAGAACAATGTGAATATAGATATGATAATCCAGACGGTAGGTCATGACGGCATGACAAATCTTGATTTTACCGTTCCGAAAAACGAGGTAATGGATGCAAAAAGCGTCGTAGATACTTTCCTTGATGCCCACGAGATACAAGAGGTTTCTTATGATGATAATATCTGCAAAGTCTCTATCGTCGGCGTAGGAATGAAATCGCATACCGGAGTCGCCGCAAAAGCGTTCTCGTCGATGGCGGATGAAAACATAAATATACTTATGATATCTACTTCCGAGATAAAGGTCTCCATGGTCATCTGTGAAAAATATGCAGAACTTGCGGTGCGTTCTCTTCATAACGCATACTCTTTAGATAAGTAA
- a CDS encoding HobA family DNA replication regulator, whose product MQDFEKWTLDAIRSDGASLSWLEECRFEWTTVAEFAVSQIMEGKTIVLITDRERKWFEQYVLSVLNKSSNDRPIIPIVSIDSVYTHYDEVSGAKMIDMIDDMLSISYKEDYFFWYIGKGEDKRVDIAKRKDNSFLWIFDEDFQNSFVMRSYDSLLDIKLLQLFNLFNLSLSAALFGEVEVE is encoded by the coding sequence ATGCAAGATTTTGAGAAATGGACTTTAGACGCTATCCGTAGCGACGGTGCGAGTTTAAGCTGGCTTGAAGAGTGCAGGTTTGAATGGACTACCGTCGCCGAGTTCGCCGTTTCTCAGATTATGGAGGGCAAAACCATTGTCCTCATCACCGACCGTGAGCGAAAATGGTTCGAGCAGTATGTACTTTCTGTTTTGAACAAATCTTCAAACGACCGTCCGATAATACCTATAGTCAGTATCGACAGCGTATATACCCACTACGACGAAGTTTCGGGTGCGAAGATGATAGATATGATAGACGATATGCTCTCTATCTCTTATAAAGAGGATTATTTTTTCTGGTATATAGGAAAAGGCGAAGATAAAAGAGTAGACATAGCAAAACGTAAAGATAACAGTTTTTTGTGGATATTCGATGAAGACTTTCAAAACTCTTTTGTTATGAGATCGTATGATTCGCTGCTTGACATAAAGCTTCTGCAGCTTTTTAACCTCTTTAATCTCTCTTTGAGCGCTGCGCTCTTTGGAGAAGTCGAAGTTGAATGA
- a CDS encoding DNA polymerase III subunit delta' has protein sequence MNDLGSHIIISQEVEESLSSLLQELKSARTVTFVEEDFKVEHAKAVVAEAYISEENKKYIVIAAKNFNSISQNALLKIFEEPPRNIVFIIIVPSKSILLPTIRSRLPILKNRYHQKIKEIEFDFSKIDNAMIFKFLKENERVKKHEAKEILEALFYRATAVDRLILTKYQLECFDKAYRLIELNSRVQSVFALVLMSFLGGSDAD, from the coding sequence TTGAATGATCTCGGTTCGCACATCATAATCAGCCAAGAGGTGGAAGAGTCTCTTTCTTCTCTTTTGCAAGAGCTTAAAAGCGCAAGAACCGTAACCTTTGTCGAAGAGGATTTTAAAGTAGAACATGCAAAAGCGGTCGTAGCCGAAGCTTATATAAGTGAAGAAAATAAAAAATACATCGTTATCGCAGCGAAAAATTTTAACTCCATTTCTCAAAATGCACTTTTAAAGATCTTTGAAGAACCGCCCAGAAACATCGTTTTTATCATTATCGTCCCTTCAAAATCGATCCTTCTGCCGACTATACGCTCACGTCTTCCTATCCTTAAAAACAGATATCATCAAAAGATAAAAGAGATAGAGTTCGATTTCTCAAAGATCGACAATGCTATGATATTCAAGTTTTTAAAAGAGAATGAAAGGGTCAAAAAACATGAGGCAAAAGAGATCCTCGAAGCCCTTTTTTACAGAGCGACGGCAGTGGACAGGCTGATACTTACCAAATATCAGTTGGAATGTTTCGATAAGGCGTACAGGCTGATAGAACTCAATTCAAGGGTTCAAAGCGTATTTGCTTTGGTACTGATGAGCTTTTTGGGAGGCAGTGATGCAGATTGA